Genomic window (Desulfobulbaceae bacterium):
TATCAATAATTTGAATCGTGTTAGCATTCACAATCGATGCTGTATAATCCATTACCGGATTGTCATTGACAGTGGGGGACACCGTACCGTTAGTGCAAGTAGTCCAAGCTCCGAAGATCCAACCACCGTTTCGACGCGGCACCGCTACGTAATTATTAAATGATTGCGGATCATTGTCAAAGGTGGTGTAACGAACGATGATATCAGGGTTTGCCGCCATAAAGGTATCAGAAAAAGTGTACCGGGAAATTTTATTTTCCTGTGGCTTATCAGTTAGTAATGGATATTCAAAGAAGTTACCTTTATTCCACCAATTAATTCTCAGCTGTCCTGGGGTAGTTGTAGTATGTCCGCCACTACGAGTTATGGCCTTCACGGAATCATTATAATCAGGATCATATGATCGATCAATCAACTCATAAGTGTGGGGGGCTACATTATAACATGATGCTATCGGCTGCACAGGATCAATATTTTGACAGGCCGAAGGATCTGTAACACAAGGATCAGGGCAAGCCCCAGCATCATTCGCAGTCCAATTCCTTGAATAATTGTGACAAATAACCGTACAATTCTTCGTCGTTGCATTCCAGGTTCCTGTTCCAGATGCAATGTTTTTATCCATAATAATCGGCGTGCCATACCAATCACCACCACCTTTGACATCGTAAACAGCGTTGACGTGGTTTGTTTTATTGGAGAGCACAGAGACACCGGAGCCATTATTTTGAACTGTATCGGCATGACAGTAGAAGCAAGGCATGCTCAGATTCTTAACATGGGTGAGATGCTTACCTGAAGTCATGGTATTTGCCATGCCGTTTCTAAAGCCATGGCAGTTGTTACATTTTACCGTGTCACCCTGCGGATCGGCCGAACTGCCGTCCCATGCTAGCGAGGTGTTCAATGTAGATGTTGCGCAGTTACGTCGAACCGCTGTGCCATCGCTATGACAATACACGTTGCTGCAGGTCATACTGCCATTATTTATGGCGCCAGTATTGGTTACCGTCGTTTTGTTAGTGCCAACATATGGCACTGTTACGCTCGCCTGTCCGTTATAAGAGGCCAAGTACCCCATGAACTTGCCCCAACTGAAACCGATCTGGATACCGTCGCCCTTCACGACATTGTCCGGGGCATTGATTCTGTCCATCCCGGTGCCATAGTGACAGGTGCCGCACGGGAAATTATATCCAGAAGTTGTCGC
Coding sequences:
- a CDS encoding CxxxxCH/CxxCH domain-containing protein, whose amino-acid sequence is MDRINAPDNVVKGDGIQIGFSWGKFMGYLASYNGQASVTVPYVGTNKTTVTNTGAINNGSMTCSNVYCHSDGTAVRRNCATSTLNTSLAWDGSSADPQGDTVKCNNCHGFRNGMANTMTSGKHLTHVKNLSMPCFYCHADTVQNNGSGVSVLSNKTNHVNAVYDVKGGGDWYGTPIIMDKNIASGTGTWNATTKNCTVICHNYSRNWTANDAGACPDPCVTDPSACQNIDPVQPIASCYNVAPHTYELIDRSYDPDYNDSVKAITRSGGHTTTTPGQLRINWWNKGNFFEYPLLTDKPQENKISRYTFSDTFMAANPDIIVRYTTFDNDPQSFNNYVAVPRRNGGWIFGAWTTCTNGTVSPTVNDNPVMDYTASIVNANTIQIIDRSLDYDYNDAAKNAANTCGNDGSTAQLRFQFIEDTGVVGVNVNKVLTDVPTPTTQTYTYKASTLVGSKTVWWTYAIRDNTYIKCTTAPSRYMQKAGWQSLTMP